GGGCCGGGAGCGCTGGGTGTTGGAGGTGGTGGAGGAGCGCACCACGCTGAGCGGGCCTCGCTCCAAGCCCGCCTCCCCAAAGCTCTCCCCGGAGCCCCAGACACCCTCCCTAGCCCCAGCGAAGTGCAGTGCACCCAGCAGTGCAGTGACCCCAGTCCCACCCGCATCCCTCTTGGGCTCGGGTACCAAGCCTCAAGTGGGGCTGACCTCCCGGTGCCCTGCTGAAGCTATGCCCCCAGCAGGCCTGACCAAAAAAGGAGTGTCCAGTCCCGCACCCCCGGGACCATAGCCAAGGGGGACATCGGCCCCGCGCTGTACAGCCgcctgtatacatatgtacacatataaataAAGTGCGTCCGTGCTGCGTGAGTTTTCTGGGGCTCACTCCTCTCCAGGCAAGGCGAGACATCACACGACCCCAACCCCATGCCCAGGTGCTTTTTGGGAGGTGGGACTCCAGTTCTGGTTACCATGGAGAATGGAGGGAATTTTGGATAGACACCTCTTGTGGTCCTACTTCTGGTCTCACCTCTGCACCAACTGCCCCCAAACCTTTAGGGGGAGAATTGATGCTGCGACGCTCTTGTGTCCCAGTGCCCACCTGAAGAAAAGGTTAACAGCCTCGTCCAccaatttccatttatttactccTCAACAATCCTGATGGCAGGTATTATGTTTCCCATTTTGCAGACAGGTAGACTGTGTCACAGAGCGGTTAAGGCACACaatcaaggtcatacagctaggaAGGGGATGAACTGGGATTCAAAATCAAGTCCAAACTGGTTCCTGAgcccttagatttttttttttttttttttgatacggagtctcattctatcacccaggctgaagtgccatggcgttatctcagctcacaacaacctctgcctcccgagttcaagcgattctcctgcctcagcctcccgagtagctgggaccacagatgcatgccaccatgcctggctaatttttaaatatttttaatggatatggggtttcaccatgttggccaggctggtctcgaactcctgacctcaagtgatccgcccatttcagcctcccaaagtgctggggttacagatgtgagccattgtgcccgccCGCCacaccccccttttttttttgaaacagtcttgctatGTGACCCAGGTTGGcgtaatcatagttcactgtgaCCGTGATCTCCCTGGTTCAATTGATCCTCTGGCttcagtggctgggactacaggcatttatcaccacgcccagctaacttttttttaagttctagtaGCGATGTagtctcactatgtagcccaggctggtctcaaattcctgagttcaagtgatcctccctccttggcttcccaaagtgctggcattacatacgtgagccactgcacctggccataaggGTTAGATCTTATAAGCTCTGCTGGGCTTCCTGGCCATGCCATTACAGGGCTGGTAGTTCTTCACCAGCGGCTGGAAGGCCTTCCAGAGGGCTGGCAGCTGGGCACACAGTGTGCCCCCACCCCGTTGCTCCTCTCCCTGGTTCCGATTCATGTCACCCACACAGGTCCAGGGCCCTTCTGGGGACACGCACCATTTGGAGTGGTCCTCTGTGCTGTTGAAGCTTGGGCCGGCTGGTCCAGGGAAAGCTATCTGGTTCACATTCAGAACCTGCCAGATATCCGAGCAGTTGGAGGGCAGGATGCCTACAGTTTTGTGCCAGAACTGGACCTGCAGGTTGGCACCAAGGGCTGCCGCCAACCAGCCGGAGTACAGGTCTGCAAAGGATGGAGAGAGGGTACAGGTAGGGTCAAGGCCACTGCTAGGGAGTCCCTAGTCCACTTTCCCTCTCTCAGCTCAGTttccatatttcctttttttttttttttttttgacatggagtcttgctctgtcgcccaggctagagtgcattggtgcaatctaggctcattgcaaactctgcctccgaggttcaagtgattctcctgcctcagcctcctgagtagctgggattacaggtgcccaccaccacgcccggctaatttttgtatttttagtagagatagggtttcaccatgttggccaggctggtctcaaactcctgaccacgtaATCAGCtggcgccctccaccatgcccagctaatttttgtatttttagtagagatggagtttcaccacgttggccagactggtcttgaactcctgggctcaagtgatccacccgccttggtctcccaaaatgttgggattacaggcgagccaccgcgtccggccctaagtgtttttaatttattaacttatttattttgagactaggTCTCATTCTGACTCCccaaatggagtgtagtggcaggatcaCGACTCacttgcagcctcgacctcctgggctcaagctattctcccacctcagcctcctgagtagcggggactacacgtgtgtgccactatgccccactaattaaaattttttttgtagagatggggtcccgctatgttgcccaggctggtctcaaactcctgggctcaagcgatcctcctgcctcgactgggattacaggtgtgagccactgtgcctggcctatttatttgtatttatttatttatttacttacttattttgagacagagtctcactctgtcacccaggctggagtgcagtggcatgatcttggctcactgtaagctctgccttccgggttcacaccattctcctgcctcagcctcctgagtaactgggactacaggcgcccgccaccacgcccagctaatttttgtacttttagtagagacagggtttcaccatgttagccaggatggtctcgatctcctgaccttgtgatccgcccaccttggcctcccaaagtgctgggattacaggcatgagccactgcacccagcctatttatttatttttaaataaagacagggtcttgctctgtcgcccaggctggagtgcagtggagtcatcatagctcactgcagtctgaaaCTCTGGGCTCAatttatcctcctgcctcagcctcccaagttgcctggctaatttttaattttgtagagatgaggtcttgctatgtttcccaggcttgtcttggaCGCCCgtcttcaaatgatcctcctgcctcagccttccaagtaactgggattacaggagtgaggcacCACCTCTGGCGCCCAAATGACTTACATGCAACCACTTCATTCACAATTTTTTAAGTAGATGTCAGTATGCCCAGTTTTCAGATGAGTAGACCGAGGCTCAGGTGAAATTATACATCACACAGCAAGAACccagggtttgaacccaggtctgttcACTGATCATGTGATTATAGCTCCCAGACAGACCTGGTCTCCACCCGTGACTCGAACTCAGCCATGGCCACACCAGTCACCCCGTCTGCAGAGAAGGAGCTCTCCAACCCTCAACCTTGAGACTCACCATCTCCAAATTTGCTGAACTTGGCAAAGCTCTGGAAAACAGCCCCGGCCTGGGATGTGAGTGTGATGCTGCTCTTCCAGGGTTCTCGGCTAACGTGGTGGCCCTTGACCACATTCTCCAAGTCGGGGAATTCCTGGGCAAAGATCCCTTCCAGCTGGTAGTTATAGACCAAGGGGTAGGTGTAGGTCAGCTGCTTGCCTGGAGGACAACGGGAGGAGGAAATGCAAGATCGTTCCAGGTTCTGGTCAGTAAACCCAGGACTCATCCTGTGTCCCTGACTCCACTCACCAATCTTCGAGAACTGAGCGAAGGGAAAAGACACACAGAGCAGGGTCTGCCCATAGGTACAGGCGCTATGAGGCCA
This portion of the Pongo abelii isolate AG06213 chromosome 20, NHGRI_mPonAbe1-v2.0_pri, whole genome shotgun sequence genome encodes:
- the DNASE2 gene encoding deoxyribonuclease-2-alpha precursor (The RefSeq protein has 1 substitution, 2 frameshifts compared to this genomic sequence), with translation MIPLLLAALLCVPAGALSCYGDSGQPVDWFVVYKLPALRGSGEAAQRGLQYKYLDESSGGWRDGRGLINSPEGAVGRSLQPLYRSNTSQLAFLLYNDQPPQSSKAQDSSMHGHTKGVLLLDHDGGFWLVHSVPNFPPPASSAAYSWPHSACTYGQTLLCVSFPFAQFSKIGKQLTYTYPLVYNYQLEGIFAQNSPTWRMWSRATTLAENPGRAASHSHPRPGLFSRALPSSANLEMTCTPGWLAAALGANLQVRFWHKTVGILPSNCSDIWQVLNVNQIAFPGPAGPSFNSTEDHSKWCVSPEGPWTCVGDMNRNQGEEQRGGGTLCAQLPALWKAFQPLVKNYQPCNGMARKPSRAYKI
- the DNASE2 gene encoding deoxyribonuclease-2-alpha isoform X1; protein product: MIPLLLAALLCVPAGALSCYGDSGQPVDWFVVYKLPALRGSGEAAQRGLQYKYLDESSGGWRDGRGLINSPEGAVGRSLQPLYRSNTSQLAFLLYNDQPPQSSKAQDSSMHGHTKGKQLTYTYPLVYNYQLEGIFAQEFPDLENVVKGHHVSREPWKSSITLTSQAGAVFQSFAKFSKFGDDLYSGWLAAALGANLQVQFWHKTVGILPSNCSDIWQVLNVNQIAFPGPAGPSFNSTEDHSKWCVSPEGPWTCVGDMNRNQGEEQRGGGTLCAQLPALWKAFQPLVKNYQPCNGMARKPSRAYKI